The genomic window ACCGATTAAAGAAAAACAGATTACACCGATGATTAGCCAATTTGATAATTTGAAGATGTGATAATTTGAAGATGAAATCATTTTCAAATTTTCAAATTGACTCATTCTCAAATTTGTTTTAGTTTGTTTTTTCATTGGGTTGGATTGTTTTATTGGTTTGTTGGTTGTTGTTTTATACCATCGGTAGTCAGGTTTCCGAAAGTTTGTTTCATCTGCGAATACGAATCAAAAACGAATTTACGAATGAAAAAAAACCATTCCCATATTCGTACATTCGTAAAAATTCGTATTCGCAGATAACTTTAGTATATTTTTCTTTTTTCGTCATTGGTCATTTAGGTTCCTTTTATGGCTTGCGAAAATTCTATGTAGTGTTCTGATTTTTTTCCGCCTGTAAAGCTGCCGAGGTAGCTTTTGATGAGGCGGATGCGCTCGCTCATTCCGATGGTTCCGTCATATAATTTTTTGCGGTCGCGGTGGGCGGTGCCATACACATCCATTGAAGCGGATAGCTGGCTGTTGAGTTTTTCTATTTCGGCTTTTAGTTTTTTGAGTTCGGCTGTGGTGAGTTTGTCATCGGGCGGATTGTAGGAGAATGAGGGGTTAAGCCCTTCGATGTGTGAAATGACATCGGTTAACAGACCGGGAATGCTGGCGTAGGTTTTTTCCATGCGCGATGGGAGCACTTCTTTTCCGGTGTTAATCGTGAGTTGTATTTTTCCTTTTTTATCGGCAGAAAGATTTTTAATGGTTATGGTTCCGCCATGCGGGGCAATGGTGGCGGTTTGTGCGGGGTGAATGATTTCTGCGGGCTGCCCGGTGGTTTCTTCCGCCCATGATAAATCGGTATCGCCTGTATTTTTTGCCGCACTGTTTGCCGCCACGTTGGGTATGTTCAAAAAACTGTTTGGGGCTATTTTAAAAACGCGTTTGCTGGCTGCGCCCGGATAATTGGGGCGTATTTTTTTCAGGATGGCGCGGATGGCGTGCACGGTGGTGTTGCCTTCTTCCAGTTCTCCGCTCAAATAACTGAGCACGCGCGCTATGCGTTCTTCGGCACAGTTGGGGTTGGTGAGCGCTTCGGTGAAGCAGAGCAGTTTGCGGGCGGCTTTTTGCTCGTCAACTGGTTGTTTTTTGGTGATTACGCTGTTATTTGCTTTTTCAACGCTGGCAATAAAAGCGGTGTTGCTTTTTTTGCTGAGCAGTTCGCTGCTTGGTTTGTAATCTGCCCAGCTTTGAATGAGGGTATCGGCATTTTTGTATCTGCCGATGCGGGTTTCGAATGTTTTTTGTGAACCTGACATTTATTACAAAGATTGATTATTGTTTGGTGAGCTGATTTTTGATGAGGATGTCATGTTTTTTTTTACGATTCTTGCTTGTCCTGTTTCTGCTTTCGCTTGTCCTGTTCCGATTTTCGCTTGTCCTGCTTCTGCTTTCGCTTGTCCTGTTCCGATTTTCGCTTGTCCTGCTTCTGCTTTCGCTTGTCCTGTTCCGATTTTCGCTTGTCCTGTTTCTGCTTTCGCTTGTCCTGTTTCTAAAAATGCGCAGGGGCAACAGTATGTGCAATAGTTTTGCCAGAAAAAGCCGAATGCTGAACTAAACCACGTCAGCTTATTTGTAAATTGCTGAATGTGGATTAGTTAAAACGAAAAATATTTTTTTTCCTTCGGGAAGGAAGAAAAATCTGGAGAGGAAATAATAGCGGAGTTCCGTTAATATTGGCGGGAAAACGTTTTTTTCAAAACGGAATTTTGTGTTTCTCCATTTTTGTTCGCAGCGTGGAGAGCGGAAGCCCGAGCAGTTTTGCGGCATTTGATTTATTGCCTCCGCACTTTTCAAGTGTTTTGATAATAAAATAATATTCTATATCATTCAGGTGTTCATCCAGCGGTTTATCTCCGGGCAGTGTTTTTAAAATGGCTTTGTCTTCATATTTAATTTCAATGGGAATTAACGAAGCGGTAATCTTATTATCCTGCGCCAGCAAAACAATCCGCTCTACAAGGTTTTTCAGTTCGCGCACATTGCCGGGCCAGTTATATTTTTTTAATAGCTGCAACACCTCCTCTTCCATTTTAATTTCTTTTCCGCCACTGAATTGTTTTATAAAGTGATTTAATAAATAAACTATATCTCCCTTTTTTTCGCGCAGGGGTTTCAGGTGAATGGGAAAAACATTCAGGCGGAAAAATAAATCTTCTCTGAATTTTCCTTCGCCCACTAATTTCTTTAAATCATGTTTTGTAGAAGCAATCAGCCGCACATCTATTTTGATGGTTTGCATTCCGCCCACTCTTTCAATTTCCATTTGTTCGAGCACGCGCAAAAGTTTCACCTGCAAATCCATCGGCATATCGTCAATATCGTCCAGATAAAGAGTTCCTTTATCTGCCAGTTCAAACCGTCCTATTTTAATTTTATCGGCTCCGGTAAAAGCGCCTTTTTCATGCCCGAAGAGTTCGCTTTCAAAAATCTCGCGCGATAGAATGGCACAGCTTACTTTTATCAGCCGCTCTTTGTTTCGATTACTGTTATAGTGAAGGATGTTAGCAAGCAATTCTTTTCCTGTGCCGGTTTCGCCCGAAATCAATACGGTTGTTTGCGAGTTGGAAACAATTTTTACATTTCCAAACAAGGATTTTGTTTCTGTTTCATCGCCAATAAAAGAAGAGAAATCATATTCTCCGATAAGTTGGGTGCGTAAAATTTTATTATCCGCCTTTATAGTTTTTAATTCCTGAATCCGCTGGATAATGAGCAGGGGCTGTTCTTTCGGGAATGGCTTGGTCAGAAAATCATACGCGCCCAACTTAATTGCCTGCACGGCAGTTTCAACGGTGGCAAAGGCGGTCATCATCACTACATATATATCGGGATTAATTTCTTTTACCCGTTTCAGAAAATCCAATCCGTCCATCCTCGGCATCTTAATATCCGAAATAATAATATCCGCTTCCTGATTCTGAAGCAGGGTTAACGCGGCAACTGCATCGGCAAATTCAAAAACTTTATAACCCGCATCGCGCAAATCATCGGCTATGGTAACCCGGAGGATCCGTTCGTCTTCTACAACAAAAACAGTTGGCATGGCGTTAATTATTTTTATAAACCGGCAATACAATAGTAATTAATGTTCCAATACCGTATTCGCTTTCAATTTTTATTTCTCCGTTATGTTGTTTAATAATATTGTAGGAAATGGGAAGTCCTAATCCTGTTCCCTGACCGGGTTGTTTGGTGGTGAAGAAAGGATCAAATATTTTATCCAGTTTATCTTTTGGAATGCCAATACCGTTATCCTTTATATATAGGAATACATTTTCCAAATCCGATTTACAATAAATCATTATTTCTCCATCGTTATTGTTTTCTTTTTTTCTTTTCTCGATAATAGCATCTACACTATTAATGAGAAGATTCAACAGCACCTGTTCAAATTGATTTTGACTGGCAGAAATAAAAAATTGATTAGCGGGTATCTTATTTATTGTGGTGATATTACTTTTTTCCAGATGATAGGAAGCAAGAAGAAGCGCGTGTTCAAGCGGACTGTGTATATCGGTTTTAGTTAAAACAAATTCATGCTTGTAACTAAAGTGAAGAAGCCCCTGCACCACGTTCTCAATTTTATTTGCGGCTTCAGTCATCATGGTAAAATAATTAATGTTTTGGGAAACATTAACCGGGTCGGAAGAAATTCTGCGTATGCAATTTTTGATTCCCGAAATGGGATTGCTTATTTCATGGGCGATGCCCGATGCCAGAATTCCAACCGAAGCGAGTTTCTCAGAATTGAGAAGCGATTTATGAGTTTGCTGAAGTTCAGTATGGGTTTTCTCGAGCCGTTCAATCATCTCGATAAATTTATTATAGAGAATATCAATTTCATCGTGGGAAAAAAACAATCTGCGGAGTTTGAAAGAAAAACTTTTTTCCAGAACTATTTTCTTGTCTAATATTTCCTGCAGCGAATCCAGATTAATTTCATTTGCCGTTTGGCTGATAAATTTTATGGGAGTTGTAATAACATACGAATAAAGGAAGGCAATGAGCAAACTGAGAATTAAAAAAAGCAGCAGCACAATAATTAAATAATTGTAAGTAAAATTAATGTCCTTCCGTATCTGGTTTTCGTACAACCCCACTCGGATGGTTCCGTTTTTACTGCCAAGAACCGGCACAGCAATATCGCGGATATATTTGCTGTTTTCATTTTCATCCTGAATTAGTACAACATTTAACTCACTGTTATTTTTTAATGAGTTTGCCTTGATTAGCTCTGCGGGAATACCGTTTTCAAAAGTGTGGGCAATGATATTATTTTTATTATCTGAAATTAATATATAAGCAATGTTGGAATCTATGCCGCGTGTGCGGTCAATAATATTATTTAATTCAGCAACATCATCATACAGCATGCTGGATAAAGATTTTTCAGCAATGCTTTTAGCGATAAAAACTCCCCGCTGGTTAAGTTCTCTTTCAAGCGAACCGGAAACCGTATGCCAGATGATAGGGATGTTTATGGCATTGAATAAAATAATA from Bacteroidota bacterium includes these protein-coding regions:
- a CDS encoding sigma-54-dependent Fis family transcriptional regulator, with the translated sequence MPTVFVVEDERILRVTIADDLRDAGYKVFEFADAVAALTLLQNQEADIIISDIKMPRMDGLDFLKRVKEINPDIYVVMMTAFATVETAVQAIKLGAYDFLTKPFPKEQPLLIIQRIQELKTIKADNKILRTQLIGEYDFSSFIGDETETKSLFGNVKIVSNSQTTVLISGETGTGKELLANILHYNSNRNKERLIKVSCAILSREIFESELFGHEKGAFTGADKIKIGRFELADKGTLYLDDIDDMPMDLQVKLLRVLEQMEIERVGGMQTIKIDVRLIASTKHDLKKLVGEGKFREDLFFRLNVFPIHLKPLREKKGDIVYLLNHFIKQFSGGKEIKMEEEVLQLLKKYNWPGNVRELKNLVERIVLLAQDNKITASLIPIEIKYEDKAILKTLPGDKPLDEHLNDIEYYFIIKTLEKCGGNKSNAAKLLGLPLSTLRTKMEKHKIPF
- a CDS encoding two-component sensor histidine kinase, whose translation is MKRTFIPLFWKFTIGIVLAIILFNAINIPIIWHTVSGSLERELNQRGVFIAKSIAEKSLSSMLYDDVAELNNIIDRTRGIDSNIAYILISDNKNNIIAHTFENGIPAELIKANSLKNNSELNVVLIQDENENSKYIRDIAVPVLGSKNGTIRVGLYENQIRKDINFTYNYLIIVLLLFLILSLLIAFLYSYVITTPIKFISQTANEINLDSLQEILDKKIVLEKSFSFKLRRLFFSHDEIDILYNKFIEMIERLEKTHTELQQTHKSLLNSEKLASVGILASGIAHEISNPISGIKNCIRRISSDPVNVSQNINYFTMMTEAANKIENVVQGLLHFSYKHEFVLTKTDIHSPLEHALLLASYHLEKSNITTINKIPANQFFISASQNQFEQVLLNLLINSVDAIIEKRKKENNNDGEIMIYCKSDLENVFLYIKDNGIGIPKDKLDKIFDPFFTTKQPGQGTGLGLPISYNIIKQHNGEIKIESEYGIGTLITIVLPVYKNN